In Thalassospira sp. ER-Se-21-Dark, one genomic interval encodes:
- a CDS encoding ABC transporter ATP-binding protein: MTLLDNISVTFRAGCLTAIVGHNGSGKSTALKMLAGLNKPTSGAVTLGGNDVGRFSAREFAKNVAYLAQDPGHGADYTVEELIALGRYPWHGPFGRLRERDKQSIERAILLTGLEALRKRAVSTLSGGERQRAWIAVTLAQQASCLLLDEPISALDLSHQYEILLLLEQLCKQDGLCIVAVLHDINLAARFADHIVALKGGKLIADAPPATIMQSDMLRDIFGMDMLVQPHPTNGHPFALANV; the protein is encoded by the coding sequence GTGACACTCCTTGACAACATATCCGTTACTTTCCGCGCTGGCTGCCTGACAGCAATTGTCGGCCATAATGGGTCTGGGAAATCCACTGCGCTTAAAATGCTGGCCGGACTGAACAAGCCAACAAGTGGAGCTGTCACACTTGGCGGGAATGACGTTGGGCGGTTTAGTGCACGTGAGTTTGCCAAAAACGTTGCCTATCTCGCACAGGACCCGGGGCACGGGGCGGACTATACCGTCGAAGAACTGATTGCGCTTGGTCGTTATCCATGGCACGGGCCATTTGGTCGCCTGCGCGAGCGCGACAAACAATCGATTGAACGTGCGATCCTTTTGACGGGCCTCGAAGCCCTTCGCAAACGCGCAGTCAGTACGCTTTCAGGTGGTGAACGCCAAAGAGCCTGGATCGCAGTTACACTTGCGCAACAAGCCTCCTGCCTATTGCTTGATGAGCCGATTTCTGCGCTGGATCTATCACATCAATACGAAATCCTGCTTTTACTCGAACAGCTCTGCAAACAGGACGGTCTATGCATTGTTGCCGTCTTGCATGACATCAATCTGGCCGCGCGCTTTGCCGATCATATTGTCGCGCTTAAGGGCGGCAAACTGATCGCGGATGCGCCACCGGCGACCATCATGCAGTCAGACATGCTTCGCGATATTTTTGGCATGGATATGCTGGTGCAGCCTCACCCCACCAATGGGCATCCTTTTGCCCTTGCCAATGTGTGA
- a CDS encoding RNA polymerase sigma factor → MSIIFDNSLKTHHLSQVCDLAITDLKKLFQSHQRELQIYLTRLLRDADTAMDLTQETFLRVSEHASPDKANKVTHVRSYLYRVAHNLAIDHVRAQKRNPIAGANDIPLDVIPNNSPSPEQIVGGQSELEYVRRALDELPDKTRKIFILVRVEGLTYREAAEQLGISDSSVQKHVARAIAHVMKRMRESRS, encoded by the coding sequence ATGAGTATTATTTTTGATAACTCCTTAAAAACCCATCACCTTAGTCAGGTATGTGACTTGGCAATAACTGACCTCAAAAAACTCTTCCAGTCTCACCAAAGGGAATTGCAGATTTATCTGACGCGTCTTTTGCGTGATGCGGATACTGCAATGGATCTGACACAGGAGACATTTTTGCGTGTGTCGGAACATGCCAGCCCCGATAAGGCAAACAAAGTCACCCATGTCCGTTCCTACCTGTACCGCGTTGCCCATAATCTTGCGATTGATCATGTCCGGGCGCAAAAGCGAAACCCGATCGCAGGCGCCAATGACATTCCCCTTGATGTCATTCCAAATAATTCACCCTCGCCAGAACAGATCGTTGGGGGGCAATCTGAACTTGAATATGTACGTCGCGCGCTTGATGAGCTGCCTGACAAAACGCGCAAAATCTTTATTCTTGTGCGCGTTGAAGGGCTGACCTATCGCGAAGCGGCCGAACAACTCGGTATTTCTGACAGTTCTGTTCAGAAACATGTCGCGCGCGCAATTGCCCATGTGATGAAGCGCATGCGGGAAAGCCGGTCATGA
- the tcuA gene encoding FAD-dependent tricarballylate dehydrogenase TcuA, translated as MKTRFDHYDVLVAGGGQAGLIAAIVAAEKGARVCLLEGAPRTHRGGNTRHTRNLRPMHIGPLSVLSGTYDEAEYWDDLMRVTKGKTNETLARMTLRNSTEAVAWLEQRGVQFQPPLGGTLHLGRTNAFFMGGGKQLLNALYRHAEKLGVEVHYDAMVSSVDIADGEFKSLQVGEHTISAKAFVAAAGGFEANIEWLKEAWGDIAENFLIRGTPYNRGDLLRILLDAGAQQIGEPNQCHAVAIDGRAPKFDGGICTRVDCVSLGIVVNKNAERFYDEGEDFWPKRYAIWGRLVADQPDQVAHVIIDQKARGAFMPPVFPPVVANTIGELAEKIGLDPATLEKTVNDYNASVQPGQFDHTELDGVHTNGLAVNKTNWARTLDHPPYSAYSLRPGITFTYLGVEVSEKAQMQMANGTESSNIFAAGEIMAGNVLGQGYLAGIGMTIGNVFGRIAGSEAADYALNR; from the coding sequence GTGAAAACCAGATTTGATCATTACGATGTTCTTGTCGCGGGCGGTGGGCAGGCCGGGCTTATTGCAGCAATCGTCGCAGCGGAAAAAGGGGCGCGTGTTTGTTTGCTTGAAGGTGCGCCTCGGACTCATCGTGGCGGGAATACCCGCCATACACGTAATTTGCGCCCGATGCATATTGGTCCCTTGTCAGTCCTGAGCGGCACCTATGACGAGGCCGAATATTGGGATGATCTGATGCGCGTGACGAAGGGCAAGACAAACGAAACCCTGGCGCGTATGACTTTGCGAAATTCGACAGAGGCGGTTGCCTGGCTTGAACAGCGCGGCGTACAGTTTCAGCCGCCATTGGGTGGAACTCTGCATCTAGGACGAACCAACGCCTTCTTTATGGGGGGCGGCAAGCAGCTGTTGAATGCGCTTTATCGCCATGCCGAGAAGCTTGGCGTTGAAGTCCACTACGATGCGATGGTCTCGTCCGTCGATATTGCAGACGGAGAATTCAAAAGCCTTCAGGTTGGCGAGCATACGATATCGGCCAAGGCCTTTGTGGCCGCTGCTGGCGGGTTTGAAGCAAACATTGAATGGCTGAAGGAAGCATGGGGTGACATCGCCGAAAACTTCCTGATCCGTGGGACACCTTATAACCGGGGTGACTTGCTGCGTATTCTGCTGGACGCCGGCGCCCAACAGATCGGTGAGCCCAATCAATGCCATGCAGTTGCAATTGACGGACGCGCGCCAAAGTTCGATGGCGGGATTTGTACGCGGGTTGACTGCGTGTCGCTTGGCATTGTGGTCAACAAGAATGCCGAACGATTTTACGATGAAGGCGAAGATTTCTGGCCAAAGCGCTATGCAATCTGGGGGCGTCTTGTTGCCGATCAGCCTGATCAGGTCGCCCACGTCATCATTGACCAGAAAGCACGCGGTGCCTTCATGCCGCCGGTCTTCCCACCCGTTGTTGCCAATACAATCGGTGAATTGGCCGAAAAAATTGGTCTAGACCCGGCAACACTTGAGAAAACCGTCAACGACTATAACGCATCGGTTCAACCGGGACAGTTCGATCATACCGAGCTTGACGGCGTGCATACCAACGGGCTTGCGGTGAACAAAACCAACTGGGCGCGCACACTCGATCATCCCCCCTACAGTGCCTATTCGCTGCGACCTGGCATCACGTTCACCTATCTCGGTGTGGAAGTCAGTGAAAAGGCGCAGATGCAGATGGCGAACGGAACCGAAAGCTCGAACATCTTTGCGGCCGGGGAAATCATGGCCGGCAACGTATTAGGCCAAGGATATCTTGCCGGGATTGGCATGACGATTGGCAATGTATTTGGACGAATTGCAGGAAGCGAGGCTGCCGATTATGCGCTCAACCGATAA
- a CDS encoding FecR domain-containing protein has product MQVGNVSQMRETQKNTDLTASNWVAKMVNGDLSTFEHEELNVWLDAAPENQQAFIEANNALAVMDDAIKSTDRTTESPSSEVVELKHPAKPPAKAPSAKTHRWGYVALAASFLLAIVSTRVMVGDPTVFLSADYHTVVGEVRAITLEDGSIVTLGPDSAIAVQFTDQTRNIALISGLADFQAVPMEHADKRVFTVTSPHGQVQALGTRFIVNSFDDHTNVAVLEHQVEVKPNSATSEQIAILAENQAVRYNRHSISPVSIINPDRALGWQKGKLIFDRVTLREVVSEFSRYQRGKIMIANETAARKLVSGVFDMTDPQAGLELISRELGVQNISIPPLMTVIY; this is encoded by the coding sequence GTGCAGGTTGGTAACGTGAGCCAAATGCGAGAAACACAGAAAAACACTGATCTGACCGCGTCCAATTGGGTTGCGAAAATGGTCAATGGCGACCTCAGCACATTTGAGCATGAAGAGCTCAATGTTTGGCTGGATGCAGCACCGGAAAACCAGCAAGCTTTCATAGAGGCCAATAACGCGCTTGCTGTCATGGATGATGCGATCAAATCTACAGATCGCACAACCGAGAGTCCTTCATCAGAGGTTGTTGAGCTTAAGCATCCGGCAAAACCGCCAGCCAAAGCCCCGTCGGCAAAGACACATCGCTGGGGCTACGTCGCACTTGCCGCAAGCTTTCTGCTAGCGATTGTTTCAACCCGCGTTATGGTTGGTGACCCGACCGTTTTCCTAAGTGCTGATTACCATACTGTTGTTGGGGAAGTTCGGGCCATTACACTTGAGGATGGTAGCATCGTCACCCTGGGACCCGATAGTGCAATAGCGGTTCAGTTTACCGATCAAACCCGAAACATCGCATTGATTAGCGGACTTGCAGACTTTCAGGCGGTTCCGATGGAACATGCGGACAAGCGTGTTTTCACCGTCACCTCGCCGCATGGCCAAGTGCAGGCTTTGGGCACGCGGTTTATCGTTAACAGCTTTGATGACCACACCAATGTGGCCGTGCTGGAACATCAGGTTGAAGTCAAACCAAACTCGGCAACATCAGAACAAATAGCGATTTTGGCGGAAAATCAGGCCGTTCGTTATAACCGCCATTCGATTAGCCCAGTTTCAATAATCAATCCAGACAGGGCGCTTGGTTGGCAAAAAGGCAAGCTGATATTTGATCGCGTTACTCTGCGCGAAGTTGTCTCGGAATTCTCACGGTATCAGCGCGGCAAAATCATGATTGCGAACGAGACTGCGGCACGCAAGCTTGTCAGTGGTGTCTTTGACATGACGGATCCTCAGGCTGGACTTGAACTGATTTCACGGGAACTTGGTGTCCAAAATATCTCAATACCCCCCCTAATGACCGTTATTTACTAA
- a CDS encoding GntR family transcriptional regulator: MSPDSADQQPRSEVAYQKLLAAIQHGELKPGTRIREVEVAERFGISRTPVRDAIRRLESDGLLIHLPRHGAVIRELDHREVIELYEIREVLEGTAARYAARHASELEIAELEDLNELMLKNGDDPVKVAEANRLFHHALYRTANNRFLIDALNSLSNSMALLGGTTLQYTDRPQSAYQEHKNIIDSIRSGNADQADADARHHIRSAQRLRIKLLRE; this comes from the coding sequence ATGAGCCCAGATTCCGCCGATCAGCAGCCTCGCAGCGAAGTTGCCTATCAGAAGCTTTTGGCAGCGATTCAGCACGGCGAGCTTAAGCCGGGAACCCGAATCCGCGAGGTGGAGGTTGCTGAAAGGTTTGGGATTAGCCGCACCCCGGTCCGCGATGCCATCCGGCGCCTAGAAAGCGATGGATTGCTTATCCACCTGCCAAGGCACGGTGCGGTGATCCGGGAACTGGATCATCGCGAAGTGATTGAACTGTATGAAATCCGCGAAGTTCTGGAAGGAACAGCCGCCCGCTATGCCGCGCGCCACGCATCGGAGCTCGAAATTGCCGAGCTTGAAGACCTCAATGAACTGATGCTGAAAAATGGTGATGACCCGGTAAAAGTCGCAGAAGCCAACCGACTGTTCCACCACGCGCTCTATAGAACGGCGAACAATCGTTTTCTGATTGATGCACTGAATTCTTTATCGAACTCGATGGCACTGCTTGGCGGCACGACGCTGCAATATACGGACAGACCGCAAAGCGCCTATCAGGAACACAAGAACATCATCGACAGCATCCGATCCGGCAACGCCGATCAGGCAGATGCCGATGCGCGACATCACATCCGAAGCGCACAGAGGTTAAGAATCAAGCTGCTACGCGAATAA
- a CDS encoding TonB-dependent siderophore receptor, with the protein MQVIKTGKAGLVNGFGHRLAHSVSLVALAAGIVVAGVSAPATAQQNTETQSDTASAIDFSIPAQDLNQALLNFANQTNLQLFYDVDRVAGLQSTALNGTHSPAEALSILLSGSGVSYRFTGKNTVSLTKLETSDSSGATVIDPLYVEANAQDSDDLAHGYVATRSSAGTKTSKALIETAKSISVVSGQEIEDRAVASIEDAVAYTAGVATNNYGYDPRFDQVYVRGYPVHIYGDYRDGLRQMTGVYATFRTEPYGLEQLEIVKGPTAALYGQSTPGGLLNSVTKRPHLGAKNNVYGRFTNTDSYEGGFDYNLGLTENGTWASRIVGMARFGETSNEIQDDRQMFAPTIRWQPNADTDLTIYTLFQHDETDASATLLNLNGEILDYRTSDADYDYQKQDQFQVGYDLTHDLSNLPVTLAQKARFGYFDLEARYLTGGVTGGGWKNSNTEYHRAAQAVEETLWSAQVDNQVITTFETADAKHEVMTGLDLMYSKSDYRFGSSGVLSDYIFYLNDPNRSISGTTPAYTTFDDVTYNQSGIYVQDQIELGNWHLNGGVRFDYAERKRISRLTNTGSTDYNTATTFNVSALYAFDNGISPYVSWGTSFLPSTSQDSEGKMLNPTEGEQYEAGIKFEPVGFDGFFTVSAYRLTEDNVARYAGYSGSIGSYYDSIGKVESRGLEIEGSANVTENLSLVGNLAYNNAKIVKGSYRGNTPLVTPEKAASSWANYNFNQGPLDGWGFGVGVRYTDSSYANYTNTSKNKPYTVLDAAIRYDFAALSNKLDGLTLAINGTNLADNDAAICNNGYCYQIEGQTIAATLKYDW; encoded by the coding sequence ATGCAGGTAATAAAAACCGGCAAAGCTGGATTGGTAAACGGGTTTGGTCATCGTCTGGCACATAGTGTCAGCTTGGTCGCATTGGCCGCGGGCATTGTTGTTGCTGGGGTATCGGCGCCTGCAACCGCGCAGCAAAATACAGAAACGCAAAGTGACACAGCATCCGCAATCGATTTTTCCATCCCGGCACAGGACCTTAACCAGGCGCTTTTGAACTTTGCCAATCAAACAAATCTGCAACTCTTTTATGATGTCGATCGGGTTGCCGGATTGCAAAGCACTGCCCTTAACGGCACGCATTCCCCTGCTGAGGCATTGAGTATCCTGCTTTCCGGCAGTGGCGTCAGCTATCGCTTTACCGGCAAGAACACGGTTTCTCTCACCAAGCTGGAAACATCAGACAGCAGTGGAGCAACCGTCATTGACCCGCTCTATGTCGAGGCAAACGCCCAGGACTCAGATGACCTCGCTCATGGCTATGTCGCTACGCGAAGCAGTGCTGGTACAAAAACCAGCAAAGCTCTGATTGAAACGGCCAAAAGTATTTCCGTCGTATCTGGCCAGGAAATCGAGGACCGCGCCGTTGCGAGCATCGAAGATGCAGTTGCTTATACCGCAGGGGTAGCAACCAACAATTACGGATATGATCCGCGCTTTGATCAGGTTTATGTTCGTGGCTATCCGGTACATATCTACGGCGACTACCGAGATGGCTTACGCCAGATGACAGGCGTCTATGCAACGTTTCGCACCGAACCCTACGGCCTTGAACAGCTTGAAATCGTAAAGGGCCCCACAGCGGCACTTTACGGGCAATCAACACCGGGCGGCTTACTCAACAGCGTTACCAAACGCCCTCACCTTGGTGCAAAGAACAATGTCTATGGCCGTTTCACCAACACGGACTCATACGAAGGCGGGTTTGATTACAATCTTGGCCTGACAGAAAACGGGACCTGGGCATCACGCATTGTTGGCATGGCCCGCTTTGGCGAAACCAGCAACGAAATTCAGGATGATCGGCAAATGTTCGCGCCAACAATTCGTTGGCAACCCAATGCAGATACAGATCTGACTATCTATACCTTGTTCCAGCATGACGAAACGGATGCCTCGGCAACCCTTCTGAACCTGAATGGCGAAATCCTTGATTACCGCACCAGCGACGCGGATTACGACTATCAGAAACAGGATCAGTTTCAGGTCGGCTATGATCTGACCCATGATCTAAGCAACCTGCCTGTTACCTTGGCCCAGAAGGCGCGGTTTGGATATTTCGATCTTGAAGCGCGGTACCTGACTGGCGGCGTGACCGGCGGCGGCTGGAAGAACTCAAACACGGAATATCACCGCGCAGCACAAGCTGTTGAGGAAACCCTCTGGAGCGCGCAGGTCGACAACCAAGTCATCACGACTTTCGAGACCGCTGACGCCAAACACGAAGTAATGACCGGTCTTGATCTGATGTATTCAAAGTCGGATTACCGTTTTGGCTCAAGCGGTGTACTCAGTGATTACATCTTCTATCTCAATGACCCAAATCGGTCGATTTCGGGCACGACACCGGCTTACACAACATTTGATGACGTAACCTACAATCAGTCCGGTATCTATGTTCAGGACCAGATTGAACTTGGCAACTGGCATCTTAATGGCGGTGTGCGCTTTGATTATGCAGAACGCAAACGTATCAGCCGACTAACCAATACGGGGTCAACCGACTACAACACCGCAACGACCTTTAACGTCAGCGCCCTTTATGCCTTTGACAATGGCATCTCGCCTTATGTCAGTTGGGGCACATCCTTCTTGCCTAGCACTAGTCAGGACTCTGAAGGCAAAATGCTCAACCCGACCGAGGGTGAGCAGTATGAAGCCGGTATCAAGTTCGAACCGGTCGGGTTTGATGGCTTCTTCACGGTTTCCGCCTATCGCCTGACCGAGGACAACGTTGCACGCTATGCTGGCTACAGTGGCTCTATCGGTTCGTATTATGACTCAATTGGCAAAGTTGAATCGCGCGGACTTGAGATTGAAGGCAGTGCCAATGTAACTGAAAATCTTAGCCTGGTTGGCAACCTTGCCTACAACAATGCCAAAATCGTCAAAGGTTCCTATCGCGGTAATACCCCACTTGTGACACCGGAAAAGGCTGCATCCTCTTGGGCAAACTACAACTTCAATCAAGGCCCTCTTGATGGATGGGGATTTGGCGTTGGTGTTCGCTACACCGACTCAAGCTATGCCAATTACACCAATACGAGCAAGAACAAGCCCTATACGGTGCTTGATGCTGCGATCCGCTATGACTTCGCAGCACTTAGTAACAAGCTGGATGGTCTGACCCTTGCGATTAATGGCACTAACCTTGCCGACAACGATGCCGCTATCTGTAACAACGGTTACTGCTACCAGATTGAAGGACAGACCATAGCTGCAACTCTGAAATACGACTGGTAA